The Triticum aestivum cultivar Chinese Spring chromosome 7B, IWGSC CS RefSeq v2.1, whole genome shotgun sequence genome window below encodes:
- the LOC123159641 gene encoding MEIOTIC F-BOX protein MOF isoform X2, with the protein MLQAGAGRGPPHDAAAGATGAGGGGRDRISDLTDDLCHHVFSYMKAWEVVRTSALSRRWRRTWASAPCLDIRWLCACSRRVDQDWYAEFVKHLLLRRDRKPLNTLRLHWNHDDANTWIVHALRRNATAIQLSAKHHRPILKLDCTVFLSGNLNILQLANVSLHSRSLSGLRSRCTSLEELELRKALIFASEIRSTSLKRLTMVNCGIFNGLTVDASNLAALRCIRPRSFVPQIENSGSLVTATIMLDDACLQHARPWSVQDDENDGDTYTDAEDSDINESQSQSDDDSCAVADEHARDREHHGSGDIVVYGGKRIFHSLSNVRTMNLSAHRGEVLLTTELENCPVFENLRTLSLGEWCIDSEFNALSTMLEKSPNLENLFVHLEKACNSRDNSNPSETSCTYNNLKVKISYSGDGMIARQLEDFFRTNNGSWEKRKAQGKAAESSAKQRRIRSPEGGQGGGN; encoded by the exons ATGCTTCAGGCGGGCGCGGGGCGGGGGCCGCCGCACGACGCGGCAGCGGGGGCCACCGGCGCGGGAGGCGGTGGACGCGACCGCATCAGCGACCTCACGGACGACCTGTGCCACCACGTCTTCTCCTACATGAAGGCGTGGGAGGTGGTCCGCACGAGCGCGCTCTCGAGGCGGTGGCGCCGCACCTGGGCCTCCGCGCCGTGCCTCGACATCCGCTGGCTGTGCGCCTGCTCCCGCCGCGTTGACCAGGATTGGTACGCCGAGTTCGTCAAGCACCTGCTTCTCCGGCGGGACCGCAAGCCGTTGAACACGCTCCGGCTGCACTGGAACCACGACGACGCCAACACGTGGATCGTTCATGCTCTCAGGCGCAATGCCACAGCTATCCAGCTCTCCGCCAAGCATCACCGCCCAATCCTCAAGCTGGATTGCACGGTCTTCCTTTCTGGCAACCTCAACATCTTGCAGCTCGCCAACGTGTCCTTGCACAGCCGCTCCCTCTCGGGGCTCCGTTCTAGGTGTACTTCTTTGGAAGAACTAGAGCTCAGGAAAGCTCTCATATTTGCCTCGGAGATTCGATCAACCTCACTCAAGCGTTTGACTATGGTCAACTGTGGAATCTTTAACGGCCTCACGGTTGACGCTTCGAACCTTGCAGCCCTGCGATGCATCAGACCTCGCAGTTTTGTTCCTCAGATCGAGAACTCGGGGTCACTAGTGACGGCCACTATCATGCTTGATGACGCTTGCTTGCAACATGCTCGCCCATGGTCAGTACAGGATGATGAGAACGATGGCGACACATATACTGATGCTGAGGACTCTGACATCAATGAATCTCAATCTCAATCTGATGATGATAGCTGTGCAGTTGCTGATGAGCATGCAAGGGATCGTGAGCATCATGGAAGCGGTGATATTGTAGTTTATGGTGGCAAACGTATTTTTCACAGCCTCTCGAATGTCAGAACAATGAACTTGTCAGCTCATCGAGGAGAG GTTCTGCTGACTACGGAACTGGAGAACTGCCCTGTGTTCGAAAACCTGAGGACTCTATCCCTTGGTGAATGGTGTATAGATAGCGAGTTTAATGCATTATCAACCATGCTTGAGAAATCTCCCAACTTAGAGAACCTTTTCGTTCACCTCGAGAAG GCCTGCAACAGCAGAGATAACAGCAACCCAAGTGaaacatcatgtacttacaacAACCTGAAGGTGAAGATCTCATATTCAGGGGATGGCATGATTGCCCGTCAGCTCGAAGACTTCTTCCGCACCAATAATGGCTCATGGGAGAAGCGCAAGGCGCAAGGCAAAGCTGCCGAGAGTTCAGCGAAGCAGAGGAGGATAAGGAGCCCAGAGGGAGGGCAAGGTGGTGGGAACTAG
- the LOC123162639 gene encoding NAC domain-containing protein 21/22: protein MSSIGMMEARMPPGFRFHPRDEELVLDYLLHKLTGRRAYGGVDIVDVDLNKCEPWDLPEAACVGGREWYFFSLRDRKYATGQRTNRATRSGYWKATGKDRAILAHGEALVGMRKTLVFYQGRAPKGTRTEWVMHEFRLEEERHRHHQQQQKGGAVAAAEPRCQLKEDWVLCRVFYKSRTTSPRPPSEEACTFFSELGLPTVPPPLAPLIDAYIAYDSGTAMNTIEQVSCFSGLPALPLRGSVSFGDLLGWDNPEKKAIRTALSNMSSNSNSKLELTPNWSQENGLSQMWTPL from the exons ATGAGCTCTATTGGCATGATGGAGGCGAGGATGCCGCCGGGGTTCCGGTTCCACCCACGGGACGAGGAGCTGGTCCTCGACTACCTCCTCCACAAGCTCACCGGCCGGCGCGCATACGGTGGCGTCGACATCGTGGACGTCGACCTCAACAAGTGCGAGCCATGGGACCTTCCAG AGGCGGCGTGCGTGGGCGGCAGGGAGTGGTACTTCTTCAGCCTGCGCGACCGCAAGTACGCCACCGGCCAGCGCACCaaccgcgccacgcgctccggctaCTGGAAGGCCACCGGCAAGGACCGCGCCATCCTCGCGCACGGCGAGGCGTTGGTGGGGATGCGCAAGACGCTCGTCTTCTACCAGGGGAGGGCCCCCAAGGGGACGAGGACGGAGTGGGTCATGCACGAGTTCCGCCTGGAGGAGGAACGACACcgccaccaccagcagcagcagaagggcggtgccgtcgccgccgccgagccgagGTGCCAGCTCAAG GAAGACTGGGTGCTATGCAGGGTGTTCTACAAGAGCAGAACAACCAGCCCAAGGCCACCATCTGAAGAAGCCTGCACATTTTTCAGCGAGCTGGGCCTTCCGACTGTGCCGCCGCCACTTGCCCCCCTTATCGACGCCTACATCGCCTACGACAGCGGCACCGCGATGAACACCATCGAGCAAGTGTCCTGCTTCTCCGGCCTACCGGCACTACCGCTCAGGGGATCGGTGAGCTTCGGGGACCTGTTGGGCTGGGACAACCCTGAGAAGAAGGCCATCAGGACAGCACTGAGCAACATGTCAAGTAACAGCAATTCCAAGTTGGAGTTGACCCCAAACTGGAGCCAGGAGAACGGCTTGTCACAGATGTGGACACCCCTCTGA
- the LOC123159641 gene encoding F-box/FBD/LRR-repeat protein At5g22660 isoform X1: MRGTIIRTSCCSDLEPVRRSAASLALLGFLLRVCQDFRFPCGLMLIVVVRAGNLFEKMLQAGAGRGPPHDAAAGATGAGGGGRDRISDLTDDLCHHVFSYMKAWEVVRTSALSRRWRRTWASAPCLDIRWLCACSRRVDQDWYAEFVKHLLLRRDRKPLNTLRLHWNHDDANTWIVHALRRNATAIQLSAKHHRPILKLDCTVFLSGNLNILQLANVSLHSRSLSGLRSRCTSLEELELRKALIFASEIRSTSLKRLTMVNCGIFNGLTVDASNLAALRCIRPRSFVPQIENSGSLVTATIMLDDACLQHARPWSVQDDENDGDTYTDAEDSDINESQSQSDDDSCAVADEHARDREHHGSGDIVVYGGKRIFHSLSNVRTMNLSAHRGEVLLTTELENCPVFENLRTLSLGEWCIDSEFNALSTMLEKSPNLENLFVHLEKACNSRDNSNPSETSCTYNNLKVKISYSGDGMIARQLEDFFRTNNGSWEKRKAQGKAAESSAKQRRIRSPEGGQGGGN; this comes from the exons ATGCGAGGGACCATAATCCGAACGAGTTGTTGTTCCGATCTCGAGCCCGTTCGTCGCAGTGCAGCATCGCTAGCTCTTCTTGGTTTCTTGCTGCGCGTTTGCCAAGATTTTCGCTTCCCGTGTGGTTTGATGCTGATCGTCGTTGTGCGTGCAGGCAACCTGTTCGAGAAAATGCTTCAGGCGGGCGCGGGGCGGGGGCCGCCGCACGACGCGGCAGCGGGGGCCACCGGCGCGGGAGGCGGTGGACGCGACCGCATCAGCGACCTCACGGACGACCTGTGCCACCACGTCTTCTCCTACATGAAGGCGTGGGAGGTGGTCCGCACGAGCGCGCTCTCGAGGCGGTGGCGCCGCACCTGGGCCTCCGCGCCGTGCCTCGACATCCGCTGGCTGTGCGCCTGCTCCCGCCGCGTTGACCAGGATTGGTACGCCGAGTTCGTCAAGCACCTGCTTCTCCGGCGGGACCGCAAGCCGTTGAACACGCTCCGGCTGCACTGGAACCACGACGACGCCAACACGTGGATCGTTCATGCTCTCAGGCGCAATGCCACAGCTATCCAGCTCTCCGCCAAGCATCACCGCCCAATCCTCAAGCTGGATTGCACGGTCTTCCTTTCTGGCAACCTCAACATCTTGCAGCTCGCCAACGTGTCCTTGCACAGCCGCTCCCTCTCGGGGCTCCGTTCTAGGTGTACTTCTTTGGAAGAACTAGAGCTCAGGAAAGCTCTCATATTTGCCTCGGAGATTCGATCAACCTCACTCAAGCGTTTGACTATGGTCAACTGTGGAATCTTTAACGGCCTCACGGTTGACGCTTCGAACCTTGCAGCCCTGCGATGCATCAGACCTCGCAGTTTTGTTCCTCAGATCGAGAACTCGGGGTCACTAGTGACGGCCACTATCATGCTTGATGACGCTTGCTTGCAACATGCTCGCCCATGGTCAGTACAGGATGATGAGAACGATGGCGACACATATACTGATGCTGAGGACTCTGACATCAATGAATCTCAATCTCAATCTGATGATGATAGCTGTGCAGTTGCTGATGAGCATGCAAGGGATCGTGAGCATCATGGAAGCGGTGATATTGTAGTTTATGGTGGCAAACGTATTTTTCACAGCCTCTCGAATGTCAGAACAATGAACTTGTCAGCTCATCGAGGAGAG GTTCTGCTGACTACGGAACTGGAGAACTGCCCTGTGTTCGAAAACCTGAGGACTCTATCCCTTGGTGAATGGTGTATAGATAGCGAGTTTAATGCATTATCAACCATGCTTGAGAAATCTCCCAACTTAGAGAACCTTTTCGTTCACCTCGAGAAG GCCTGCAACAGCAGAGATAACAGCAACCCAAGTGaaacatcatgtacttacaacAACCTGAAGGTGAAGATCTCATATTCAGGGGATGGCATGATTGCCCGTCAGCTCGAAGACTTCTTCCGCACCAATAATGGCTCATGGGAGAAGCGCAAGGCGCAAGGCAAAGCTGCCGAGAGTTCAGCGAAGCAGAGGAGGATAAGGAGCCCAGAGGGAGGGCAAGGTGGTGGGAACTAG